GAGAAGTAGGCATTGTGTGTACACATATTTATCTTCCCCATGAATGGCCTTGCACCTGAAGGGTTATTTAGAAATAGACCAAAGGGCTGCTTCCCAAAGTGCAGTCCATTCATGAGGTGTGTTCATGAAGCCAGATCTCGTATCCCCACCACCTCTGATCCACAATGGCTCAGTGGTGCCCTGagcatttcttattaaaatatcaagTTTATTGCATAAACTAGAACATATTTTTGTACAGCAATGGAGACAGAATACACTGCCAGTTCTTTTCTTTATATCTCACTTTGTTAAAAACTTTCAGCAGTGGTGTGTTTGTGTTATGTCTTTTTTCTCTAGTGCTGAGTTTAGTGTCTTATCTAAGTTCCCTGCACTAACCTACCTCAGGAGCTTTCTAAAATAAAGACTGAGTTAATTCTGGCTGTGGGGAAGTTTTGTACCTCACAAACCAAAGTAAGTGTCTCACTATGGCTAAATAGAGTGCTAAGCACATGATACATGTAGGTTATATTGTATTCTCAAAGATGGCAACCTAATAGCTAAGCTCTGTAACTTCTTTTCCAAACACAGGACTTCAGACAATTCTGAGTCAATTGCTTTAGCAAAACCAACTACTTACAGCATCATTATACATTACTCAGCATCATTTGTAAAGATATGCAATAGTCGGAAAGAATCAATTCTAATAAGATATTGTCAAACACAGGCTCTTACAAAGATATACCATCTTTCCAAATGTCAGTCACGTTTTTAGAAACTATTTCTCCAACCTGCTGCGAATActataatgaataataaaaaattgaatgtataataataatgtctTAAGACAAGTACTTCATCCACCCCACAAAGAGTTCTTATGACTGTATAAAGTTAAGTTCTCGTGCAACTGAACACAGTTTGTTCTGAAGTAACATCAGGACAGCTGTAAGGGGGTGTACTCAGCAGAGCAACAGATTGTTCTGGTGATGGACAGGGCAGTGAGGCAACCGTCTTATATTAGAATGGTCACTTGTTGTGAAAAGACTCCAAGTGCTGTTTTCCGGAATTTGTTTTGACAGAAGAGCTTTAGAGACAATCTTTGATGAAGTCATCATGGTGGATGTCTTGGACAGCGGCGACTCTGCTCATCTGACCTTAATGAAGAGGCCTGAGTTGGGGGTCACACTGACGAAACTTCACTGCTGGTCTCTCACACAGTACTCAAAATGCGTGTTTATGGATGCAGATACTCTGGTGAGTGTGGCTTTGGAAGCTGAAAAGATGGAGACCTGTTAGGCATTTGAGGAATGCTGTGAGGACTTGACAGTCAAGTTCAGATAAAACCACTATCATGGAAAGTgttgcaggaggaggagggcgagTGGTCCCAGCTGCCCGACAGCTGTCGTCATCTTTTGTCTTGGATAACATGGGGAGAGCTTCAGAAGGGCACGCTGTGGGGAAACATTTCTGTAATGCCTTTCTCCCCTTGAATCAGGTCCTAACAAATATCGATGACCTTTTCGAGAGAGAAGAATTATCTGCAGCCCCAGACCCCGGGTGGCCTGACTGCTTCAACTCCGGAGTCTTTGTCTACCAGCCCTCAGTTGAAACGTATAATCAACTGTTGCGCCTTGCTTCTGAGCAAGGTAGTTTTGATGGTATGTATCTGTGTCTTGTCTGATACGTAGTAGTGTCTTCTTGGGGCTGTTCTTCTCAGAGGTATAATAGCCACTGAGAAGGAGATGTGGCAAGCATTTAaagttgtcttattttttttttttatttcactgtcaTGTGTctgtgtacattttctttttttattattctatagaTGCACAAGATTAACCAAAATTAAGACAGTTTTACAGGCTTACCTTTAAATGACTTTCCTGGCTTTAAGTGAGCCTATGATGAATGTACAATGATAATTCAAAAATAAGACAAGACTTATGAATAAAAACTTCTGCctttagggctggagatgtacctcaaagatagagtacttgcctagcatgcttagggccctgggtttgatccccagcactgcagaaacaaaaacaaaaaaataactacTGTCTTTAAACCTGAGTGAACTTTTAGTTCAAGAGGGTTTGACAGCTATTGCTAACATGAGAACCAAGTAATGTTTCCATGGAAACTTGAGGAATAAACCTGATAATTTGGCTGTCATTCTCTTGGGAGGCATTAAAAACCAAGACAGAAAGTTCATGGGAACAGTCTGTTTCTACACTGTCATTTTCTCTCAGGCTGCATTTCGGATCAAGTGGTACCTGCAAGGCAGAAGGGTATGGCATTGGCAAAGTTGGCTTGCACTTTCTTGTATGGGTAACCTGCATGTAAGCAAAGGGCTGACTCTTTGTGATACGGGGCTACACCTTCTTTGAAGAACTTActttttcggggctggggatgtggctcaagcggtagcgcgctcgcctagcatgcgtgcggcccgggttcgatcctcagcagcaccacataccaacaaagatgttgtgtcccccaagaactaagaaaaaataaataaatgttaaaattctctctctctctctctctctctctctctctctctctctctctctctctctgtccccctctctcactctctctttaaaaaaaaaaaaaaaaaaaaaagaacttactttttcttttgtggttctggggactgaactcaaggccttgaacattctaggcaagtgctctcttaCTGAAGAATCTGAATCAAATGAATTAGTAGGCATGCTTCGGGTCCATCTCTAAAATAATAAGCCAGTTTTTAAAGACAAGAACAAGAAAGACAAAGCCAGTAGTTAACATGCAAAggcagttctttaaaaaattattcctggtgattcttttgaaaaaagaaaatgccctGTATAGACAGAAGGAAGGACATGTTCCAAGAAGCCCTCCCAGCAGGGGTTCACTGATACATGACACTGTGGCAGACCACAGGGGAGGAAAGCAGGGAAGGCCTGAGCACTGCAGAGATCCCTGCAGCCCTTCCCCTTCAAAGCAGGTCTAAGGCTTGCCCTGAGTAGACCTTTTGGAACAGGCAGAAGCAGCCTTTCTTAGGATGTCAGATTCACTTCAATTaactaattaataaaattaaaaatcaatcttaatttttttttaatttagaagatTAAATCTAATGGTTTGTTAGATTGCTGAAATGAAGGTTTTGaaacttaaaaacatttcaagTTATACATAAAACTGAGACTGGGTCTTTGCCCTTGCCATTCATAGAAATTGAATTCTGTTTAGTCATTTCACTGAGGATTTGGGatttgctgttatttttaatctcattgagaagaagaaagaagtttaAGTTTCAATCTTGTTTTACTGTTTAGCTAGTTTACATCCTAAGCCAGCTGTCTCCAGCGAGGGGCAATTGTACCCCTTGAGGGACATTTTgcagtgtctggagacattttttgaTTGTCTCAGTTGGAGGAAAGGGTTGGGGTGCTTCTGGCATCTGGTAAGTAGGAGCTAcagatgctgctaaacatcctaccCTATCAGGGACAGCCTTCCACACAAAGAAACATTCAGCCCACACATCAGTAATGCTGAGGTTAAGAAAACTGCtctatggcacacacctgtaatagcagttactcaggaggctaaagcaggaggattgcaagtttgaggccagcctcagcctctctccaacaacaacaacaacaacaaattaaaaaggcggtagtgtagcttagtggtaaaactcCCCTATGGATCAATCCATACAACCTACCAAAAAGAAACTGGTATGTGCTAAGACATGGAACACACGTAGAACAGGCACACACAGACCATAATGATTGACAGCACCTAACAAGATGTGCAGTTTTCTTCCAAGCAACCTTAAGAAGATAATGTGTCAAATGTTCATCGTGGCCAGTGAATGAAACTGCCTTGAACTACATAGACATACTATTAGATCCTACTCTTGACCTTTCCTATAAGGGGTGAAAACTGTATTTGTTTTGAGGTATAGAACATGTATTCCTTATTTCTACTGGTGATACTCAAAGAGTTACTTTTGCATAAGAGGAAGAGCAGAGCCTTTTAGCAGAAGTCCACTATTGGGCTTAGCCTTCTCTTCAGAGTGTGGCTTTCCTCACCTCCTGTGCTCTAATTGAAGGAAGGAAGTGGAATCCTGCCAGATATCCAGAAAGTCAGTCACATTCTAAAATAGATCTGTGGCCGGCCAACTGCCTGAAATCCACATGATTTTAACCGTGTACAGAGAATCAGCTTCTTCTCTAGAAGAGTGTTACGTGCTATTGGGAGATAAGAGTTCAGAGACCCAGCTGTTGTGTGCCTCAGTGAATTCTCCAGGGTGCACTTTGAGAACATGAGGCTGATTATCTGGTAGGGACAATCCCCATGCTCAGAAAACCTCATGGGGCTTGGTGCCCACTGGATCATGGACTGTGTTCTGGAGGTAGGAGGCCCTGGAGGGCCAGCGGGCAGGCATGGAGCAGGCCCAGCATGGGGCAGGCCCAGCGTGCAGAGTGCTCAACTCTGAAAGTACTTCCCGCTTTTTCTCCAGAACCTGAAACCTCTgtgagctccctgcacctccCTGCCCATTTCATTATTCAGCAGGGTTTCCAGCCACTGGCCTTCCTCTGAGGCACTGTATTTACTGCCTGGTTGTGGCAAAGGGCTGAATTTTCTCTGTTCATAGCAATGCtttaattaaaagaattaaacagtCAACTATGCAGATGAGAATCTACAGTTAGTTCTCAGGGTGTTTAAATTCAACAGAAGAATAAACTAGTAGCTCTTAAATAAAAGCTTGTTTACacttgaagtgtgtgtgtgttggggattttCCTTAGCAAACAAGCTCCCTCCAGGCTGCAGAAGCCTGCCCTGGGCCGAGGGGGTTTACCATCACCAGATTAGTACCTGCATGACATGAAGACCTGTGGGGCTAATGCTTGATAGCAGTGAACATGTATTTATGAACAAGGTCCTTGTCTAATGAGAGAACCATGTTCTTCCTCAAGTTTTCAATACAttgtattttgtaaaaaaaatcataaatataaaaatatttttattttaaaattatttaagaattatatagaaataattttgcTTAGGTGTCACCCCTTAGATACCAAGACAAACAGTTCCAGAATTTCTTTTAtcattgttatattttctaaagttCATCAGTTTTTCCCCAGCCGCTCACCAGGGCCTTAAGTCCCAGCCTATTTAGATTAGTATTGCAGAAGACCAGTTTTTCAGAACTGAATCtgaatatctttttgttgttgttgaggggcctttattttgtttattcataggCGGTTCTGAGACTCAAAGTcaaggcctcacacgtgctaggcaagtgctccaccactgagccacaaccccagcccccacccccacccccacccccatctggaTATCTTGAAAGTCCTTAATCTCTTTCCCCATGTTCAGAAAACCTGATGGGGCTTGGTGCCCACTGACAAGCCACACAGGCCGCTGATgactgagctttttttttttttgcagctgcTTTCAGGGTCCTTCTAATGGGAAGGAATGTGGCTGTCTCTCTTCTAATCACCAGCCCTCTGACTACATCCCCTACCCATGCCTCTGGCCAGAAGAATAACCCTAATATGGCAAAGCATGCGTGGTACCTGACATCTCAAGCATTAGAGTTCAGAGCTAGTAACCACATACGTAATTCATGGCTGGTATCTGACTCTCCATGGGGCAGAGTCCAAGTTCCTGTACgttttgctttgtgttttcaaattttctggGCACTTTCTTCATCACTGAAGTTAATTTCCTGAAGTGTTGAACAATAGCTGTTGTGAAATAAGACATGCTAGCATTTGATAGTGTGTGACAAGATAAGGTTCGGGCTTGTTATCagtgagaggaagaagaggtCGTGATCTGGTAGGTACTAATCAGCAATTTTGTTTCTTCCACATCCTCCTGTGAGAAGCCGAAGCACTTGACTCTTAATTTGA
This window of the Ictidomys tridecemlineatus isolate mIctTri1 chromosome 3, mIctTri1.hap1, whole genome shotgun sequence genome carries:
- the Gyg1 gene encoding glycogenin-1 isoform X3 — protein: MRPAAESVRGHVTADIRALGADARLPPRLLAGRAPLAAPAAPTPNPAAAAAAAPDCTMTDQAFVTLTTNDAYAKGALVLGSSLKQHRTTRRLVVLATPQVSDSMRRALETIFDEVIMVDVLDSGDSAHLTLMKRPELGVTLTKLHCWSLTQYSKCVFMDADTLVLTNIDDLFEREELSAAPDPGWPDCFNSGVFVYQPSVETYNQLLRLASEQGSFDAAFRVLLMGRNVAVSLLITSPLTTSPTHASGQKNNPNMAKHAWYLTSQALEFRASNHIRNSWLVSDSPWGRVQVPVRFALCFQIFWALSSSLKLIS